A single genomic interval of Rosistilla ulvae harbors:
- a CDS encoding outer membrane protein assembly factor BamB family protein, giving the protein MQPLKTDGILLASLLCVATVSNCLAQWPVQRGNLAATGAVETALPETLSLLWDFADAAAFEATPVIDAGRIYAADTEGNVFCLNLADGKLIWKVSIDTGFLAAPAIQGDTLVLGDYDGMVYALSTADGSQRWKFEADGQIDSGAMFHGEKVLITSEAGKLHALKLTDGSVVWEYETADQIRCSATVAGDRTFLGGCDSQLHVVDLNTGKKASAPMPLESPTNSTPAVVGPLAFLPTYGGHVFAFDWQKGTRKWTYEDPEKSQEYRSSAAATDKVVVVSSQGKRVTALDTSSGKQLWQTTVRRRADASPVIAGDSVLLAATDGRLYRFNLHDGKQTWQYEVKGALLASPAIADGKLILTTEEGHVLCFGGKQ; this is encoded by the coding sequence ATGCAGCCTTTGAAAACAGATGGCATTCTCCTGGCCAGCCTCCTCTGCGTGGCGACGGTCTCCAATTGCTTGGCCCAGTGGCCGGTCCAACGCGGCAATCTCGCAGCGACTGGAGCCGTCGAGACCGCGCTCCCCGAAACGCTTTCCCTGCTTTGGGACTTCGCCGATGCGGCCGCTTTCGAAGCGACCCCGGTGATCGATGCGGGGCGGATCTACGCCGCCGATACCGAAGGGAACGTATTCTGCCTGAACCTGGCCGATGGCAAGCTGATCTGGAAGGTCTCGATCGATACCGGTTTTCTCGCGGCCCCGGCGATCCAAGGGGATACGTTGGTTCTGGGCGATTACGACGGCATGGTCTACGCCCTTTCGACGGCCGACGGCAGCCAGCGTTGGAAATTCGAAGCTGACGGGCAGATCGATTCCGGAGCGATGTTCCATGGCGAGAAAGTCCTGATCACCTCCGAAGCGGGCAAACTGCACGCGTTGAAGCTGACCGACGGCTCGGTCGTCTGGGAATACGAAACCGCCGACCAAATCCGCTGCTCCGCCACCGTTGCGGGGGACCGAACTTTCCTGGGCGGCTGCGACAGCCAGCTGCATGTCGTCGATCTGAACACCGGCAAAAAGGCGTCCGCCCCGATGCCCTTGGAAAGTCCGACCAACAGCACGCCGGCGGTTGTCGGTCCGCTAGCCTTTTTGCCAACCTACGGCGGACACGTGTTTGCCTTCGATTGGCAAAAGGGGACTCGTAAGTGGACCTATGAAGACCCCGAGAAATCGCAAGAATACAGAAGCAGCGCCGCGGCAACCGACAAGGTTGTCGTCGTCAGCAGCCAAGGCAAACGTGTGACGGCGCTCGACACTTCCAGCGGAAAACAGCTCTGGCAGACCACGGTCCGCCGCCGCGCCGACGCATCTCCCGTGATCGCCGGCGACAGCGTGCTGCTGGCCGCCACCGATGGCCGCTTGTACCGGTTCAACCTGCATGACGGCAAACAGACCTGGCAATATGAAGTCAAAGGAGCTCTGCTAGCATCCCCCGCGATCGCCGACGGAAAGCTGATTCTCACGACCGAAGAGGGACATGTGCTCTGCTTCGGCGGCAAGCAATGA
- a CDS encoding coproporphyrinogen-III oxidase family protein has protein sequence MSTTDSKTEVGSYFISNYPPYSQWTVDALPTVEQTLGSAPKPDTPLGLYLHIPFCRKRCKFCYFKVFTDVKAPEVQRYVDALCSEIEMVSQLPVMGDRPFRFVYFGGGTPSFLSPKQLTALSERLHRHITWDGAEEVTFECEPGTLSETKVKTLRETLGVTRLSLGVENFTDSVLEENGRAHLSKQVYTAWEWIEAANFNNVNIDLISGMVGETWDNWKYNIEKVIELSPESVTIYQMELPFNTVYSKDILGNKIETPVADWPTKRAWVAYAYEELKKVGYSVSSAYTMIKDPNKISFSYRDNLWRGSDLLATGIASFGHAQGVHYQNLPGMEQYLGAIEEGRLPLGRGFQPTEHQMLIREMVLLLKKGVLDVGYFRQKFGVDVIDSWREVWQGYADQGLLSFNDDQVELTMDGLLRADSLLPAFFEPEHQGVRYT, from the coding sequence ATGAGCACCACCGATTCCAAAACTGAAGTCGGCAGCTATTTCATCTCCAACTACCCTCCTTATTCTCAGTGGACGGTCGACGCCCTGCCAACTGTCGAGCAGACGCTCGGCAGCGCCCCCAAGCCCGACACGCCGCTAGGCTTGTACCTGCACATCCCGTTCTGCCGCAAACGCTGCAAGTTCTGTTACTTCAAGGTCTTCACCGACGTCAAAGCGCCCGAGGTGCAACGCTACGTCGATGCGCTCTGCAGCGAGATCGAAATGGTCAGCCAGTTGCCCGTAATGGGCGATCGTCCGTTCCGATTCGTCTACTTCGGCGGCGGCACCCCTAGCTTCCTTAGCCCTAAGCAATTGACGGCGCTGTCGGAACGCCTGCACCGCCACATCACTTGGGATGGCGCCGAAGAGGTGACGTTTGAATGCGAACCGGGCACGCTCAGCGAGACCAAGGTCAAGACGCTTCGCGAAACCTTGGGCGTCACGCGGCTGAGCCTTGGTGTAGAGAACTTCACCGATTCGGTGCTCGAAGAAAATGGCCGCGCTCACCTTTCCAAACAGGTCTACACTGCCTGGGAATGGATCGAAGCTGCCAATTTCAATAACGTGAACATCGACCTGATCTCGGGAATGGTCGGCGAGACATGGGACAATTGGAAGTACAACATCGAGAAGGTGATCGAACTGAGTCCCGAAAGCGTCACGATCTACCAGATGGAATTGCCGTTTAACACGGTCTACTCCAAAGACATTTTGGGCAACAAGATCGAGACGCCCGTCGCCGATTGGCCGACCAAACGAGCTTGGGTTGCGTATGCGTATGAAGAGCTGAAGAAGGTCGGTTACAGCGTCAGTAGCGCGTACACGATGATCAAGGATCCCAACAAAATCAGCTTCAGCTATCGCGACAATCTGTGGCGTGGCAGCGATTTGTTAGCCACCGGGATCGCCAGCTTTGGCCACGCCCAAGGCGTTCACTACCAAAACCTGCCCGGTATGGAACAGTATCTGGGCGCGATCGAAGAGGGCCGTTTGCCGCTGGGACGCGGTTTCCAACCGACCGAGCATCAGATGCTGATCCGCGAGATGGTTTTGCTGCTGAAGAAGGGCGTGCTGGATGTCGGTTATTTCCGCCAGAAGTTTGGCGTCGACGTGATCGATAGCTGGCGCGAAGTTTGGCAAGGTTACGCCGACCAGGGGCTGCTGAGCTTCAACGACGACCAAGTCGAATTGACGATGGATGGCCTGTTGCGTGCCGATTCGCTGTTGCCCGCGTTCTTTGAGCCCGAGCACCAAGGGGTTCGCTACACATGA
- a CDS encoding glycine cleavage system protein H → MSESVESNDSLVFSMGEFQASFPQDRLYAKNHMWAMPTDAGRFRFGLSAYAVRLLQDVYFLDWIVDAGATIAASENIGSIESKKAESDLYSPLAGRLTAINPEALDDPSAINAEPYAAGWLIEVETDDASRLLDPVAYLKHLDSAWEVAQRTIKGQANQ, encoded by the coding sequence ATGAGCGAGTCTGTCGAGTCGAACGACTCGCTGGTCTTCAGCATGGGAGAGTTCCAAGCGAGCTTTCCGCAAGACCGTCTGTATGCCAAGAACCATATGTGGGCGATGCCTACCGATGCGGGACGCTTCCGTTTCGGATTGTCCGCCTATGCAGTTCGGCTGCTGCAGGACGTCTACTTCCTCGACTGGATCGTCGACGCCGGGGCGACGATCGCCGCCAGCGAGAACATCGGCAGCATCGAGAGCAAGAAGGCCGAGAGCGATCTCTATTCGCCGCTTGCCGGCCGGCTGACGGCGATCAATCCGGAAGCCTTGGACGATCCTTCGGCGATCAACGCGGAACCTTATGCGGCCGGTTGGTTGATCGAAGTCGAAACCGACGACGCCAGCCGTCTGCTCGATCCGGTCGCCTATCTGAAGCATCTCGACTCCGCCTGGGAAGTCGCTCAGCGAACGATCAAAGGCCAGGCGAACCAGTAG
- a CDS encoding general secretion pathway protein GspD → MAISAFREAAGMLPMLPQLRPELDGLYQQLQSMGVQAKDLMAIVPQMPNGAAGLKLQTPAQPLPGGFSLPPMQLSAGANPSATIDMQRLPTAAGQPASSDPTAQQYAPITKQAPVEQRLTEAGRLVALGLAAMDRGDFRTAQQLATQADSLEVPDAAFRPGQTRPWQLMLDADSMSRRQPAMSQQAQSNPAQLGGVVQAGATMPIGNAPGMGQVQQSGYNAANDNSQVVQVQANLPQVPVPNDAAETYRKGVEALSAGNSDEARALFLEAWKSEATLDPATRQQLKDKLTLMRPATESRPMAEPTAAFDAVTQEQTLARARLMREVTSELANVEQAKKDNPVGALERLQRLRRSVEANSDADSASRQQMLAMVDRQITAQQTYVEQNRAQIDLDMTNTRIREEINQEQFDLIELDEKVSQLVEQFNELMDDQRYPEAEIIAKQVNELKPDSPIATLLWHNSRMGIRLNQAEEIKGKKEIGFVDTLQAVDESSIPFDDRNPLKFADARQWAPMSTTRLQRERAANRRMGPRELEIESRLTTPVEVRFDNRPLGEVIDTLSKMTGVPMHIDDRALSAFNMTRDQSVSIDLSQPISLRSALQLILSPLDLSYVIRNEVLMVTSREMQRSDVYPVTYRVASLVLPIPNFTTSYETGLAGAIQAAHAMANNRLNVNTMPVSLTGLASNNTPMSPTTMNPNILAQGGFTAPGAFGFGGNGGHQGQTTQPGSMGGGAIADFDSLMELIQTTVIPDTWEALGGPSTMSPYPANLSLVISTTSEVHDQITQLLESLRKLQNLQVTIEVRFISLADNFFERIGLSFNAEFDDNVDELPLDDRGPSVAIGIGDAAGTPTADFDFAFNQGSFGASIPAFGGFDQGSAASIGFAILSDIEAFFFLEAAQGDSRTNVLQAPKVTLFDGQIASINDQSQRPFVISVTPIVGDFAVAQQPIIVVLNEGTALNVQAVVSDDRRFVRLTLVPFFSQIGDVDTFTFEGRSSSSNSSRRDTNNDGVIDEQDEEVSEEETNEGTTVQLPTFAFTSVSTTVSVPDGGTILLGGIKRLRETRSEQGVPILSKIPYISRLFKNVGTGRETNSLMLMVTPRIIIQEEEELAQTGFDPTR, encoded by the coding sequence GTGGCAATCTCCGCCTTCCGCGAGGCCGCTGGTATGTTGCCGATGCTGCCACAGCTGCGTCCCGAACTCGATGGGCTGTACCAACAGCTGCAATCGATGGGGGTCCAAGCCAAGGATCTGATGGCGATCGTGCCTCAGATGCCCAATGGCGCGGCGGGCTTGAAGTTACAAACGCCAGCCCAACCGCTCCCCGGAGGCTTTAGCCTACCGCCGATGCAGTTGTCCGCCGGGGCGAATCCTTCCGCCACCATCGACATGCAGCGGTTGCCAACGGCCGCGGGACAGCCAGCGTCCAGCGATCCAACCGCACAACAATACGCTCCGATCACCAAACAAGCGCCGGTCGAACAACGTTTAACCGAAGCGGGTCGCTTGGTGGCGTTGGGATTGGCGGCGATGGATCGCGGCGATTTCCGCACCGCCCAACAATTGGCGACTCAGGCGGACAGCCTGGAAGTCCCCGATGCCGCCTTCCGTCCCGGCCAGACACGCCCTTGGCAATTGATGTTGGATGCCGATTCGATGTCGCGTCGTCAGCCAGCGATGTCGCAACAGGCCCAATCCAATCCCGCACAATTAGGCGGAGTAGTTCAAGCCGGTGCGACGATGCCAATCGGCAACGCCCCTGGCATGGGACAGGTTCAACAGAGCGGATACAACGCTGCGAACGACAATTCACAAGTCGTCCAAGTTCAAGCGAACCTGCCGCAAGTGCCGGTTCCCAACGACGCGGCGGAAACCTATCGCAAGGGTGTCGAAGCCCTTTCGGCGGGGAACAGCGACGAAGCGAGAGCTTTGTTCCTGGAAGCTTGGAAAAGCGAAGCGACCCTGGATCCGGCGACTCGCCAACAATTGAAAGACAAGCTGACGTTGATGCGTCCAGCAACCGAATCGCGTCCGATGGCCGAACCGACGGCTGCGTTTGATGCTGTCACTCAAGAGCAAACCCTTGCTCGAGCACGACTGATGCGTGAAGTCACCAGCGAACTGGCAAATGTCGAACAAGCCAAGAAGGACAATCCGGTCGGTGCCTTGGAACGGCTGCAACGCCTGCGTCGCAGTGTCGAAGCGAACAGCGATGCCGATTCGGCCTCGCGTCAACAGATGCTGGCGATGGTCGATCGCCAGATCACCGCTCAACAGACCTACGTGGAACAGAATCGTGCCCAGATCGATCTGGACATGACCAACACGCGGATTCGCGAAGAGATCAACCAAGAACAGTTCGACTTGATCGAATTGGACGAGAAGGTTTCGCAATTGGTTGAGCAGTTCAACGAATTGATGGACGACCAACGATATCCCGAAGCGGAGATCATCGCCAAACAAGTCAATGAACTGAAACCCGATTCGCCGATCGCAACGCTGTTGTGGCACAACTCGCGAATGGGCATCCGTTTGAATCAAGCCGAAGAGATCAAGGGCAAGAAGGAGATTGGATTTGTCGATACGCTGCAGGCGGTCGATGAATCGTCGATTCCTTTCGACGATCGCAATCCATTGAAGTTCGCCGATGCTCGCCAATGGGCACCGATGAGCACCACGCGATTGCAGCGTGAACGTGCGGCCAACCGTCGCATGGGCCCTCGTGAACTCGAAATTGAAAGTCGTTTGACGACTCCTGTGGAAGTGCGTTTCGACAACCGACCGCTTGGCGAAGTGATCGACACGTTGAGCAAGATGACCGGCGTGCCGATGCACATCGACGATCGCGCTCTGTCGGCCTTCAATATGACTCGCGATCAATCGGTCAGCATCGATCTGAGCCAACCGATCTCGCTACGCAGTGCCTTGCAATTGATCCTCAGCCCCTTGGATTTGAGCTATGTGATCCGCAACGAAGTCTTGATGGTTACCAGCCGCGAGATGCAGCGTTCGGACGTCTATCCTGTGACCTATCGCGTCGCCTCCTTGGTGCTGCCGATTCCTAACTTTACGACTTCGTACGAGACCGGTTTGGCGGGAGCCATTCAAGCGGCTCACGCGATGGCGAACAATCGCTTAAACGTGAACACGATGCCCGTATCGTTGACCGGCCTAGCGTCGAACAACACGCCGATGTCGCCGACCACCATGAACCCCAACATCTTGGCTCAAGGTGGCTTCACCGCCCCGGGAGCGTTTGGATTTGGCGGCAACGGCGGACATCAAGGTCAAACCACCCAGCCCGGTTCGATGGGTGGTGGTGCGATCGCCGACTTTGATTCGCTGATGGAATTGATCCAAACCACCGTCATTCCCGATACTTGGGAAGCGTTGGGGGGGCCAAGTACGATGAGTCCTTATCCGGCGAACTTGAGCTTGGTGATCAGTACAACCAGCGAAGTACACGACCAGATCACTCAACTGTTGGAATCGTTGCGTAAGCTGCAGAACTTGCAGGTCACGATCGAAGTTCGCTTCATCTCGTTGGCCGACAACTTCTTCGAGCGTATCGGACTCAGCTTTAACGCTGAATTCGACGACAACGTCGACGAACTGCCACTGGACGACCGCGGTCCTTCGGTTGCGATCGGTATCGGAGATGCCGCCGGCACGCCGACCGCCGACTTCGACTTTGCCTTCAACCAAGGCAGCTTCGGAGCGTCGATTCCAGCCTTTGGTGGATTCGATCAAGGATCCGCGGCCAGCATCGGTTTTGCGATCCTCAGCGACATCGAAGCGTTCTTCTTCCTCGAAGCCGCTCAGGGTGACAGCCGAACAAACGTTCTGCAGGCACCTAAGGTGACGCTGTTCGATGGCCAGATCGCTTCGATCAACGATCAATCGCAACGACCGTTTGTGATCAGCGTGACGCCGATCGTCGGTGACTTTGCCGTCGCTCAACAGCCGATCATCGTGGTCTTGAACGAAGGTACTGCGTTGAACGTGCAAGCGGTGGTCAGCGACGACCGACGCTTCGTCCGACTGACGCTGGTACCGTTCTTCAGCCAGATCGGTGACGTCGACACGTTTACGTTCGAAGGTCGTTCGTCGAGTAGCAATTCGTCTCGCCGCGACACCAACAACGATGGTGTGATCGACGAACAAGACGAAGAGGTATCCGAGGAAGAAACCAACGAAGGTACCACGGTCCAGTTGCCGACCTTCGCGTTTACTTCGGTTTCGACAACGGTCAGTGTTCCCGATGGCGGAACGATCTTGTTGGGTGGTATCAAGCGATTGCGTGAAACACGATCCGAGCAGGGTGTGCCGATCTTGAGCAAGATCCCGTACATCAGCCGACTGTTTAAGAACGTCGGTACCGGACGTGAAACCAACAGCTTGATGCTGATGGTCACACCGCGGATCATCATCCAAGAAGAGGAAGAGTTGGCTCAAACCGGATTCGATCCGACCCGTTAA
- a CDS encoding DJ-1/PfpI family protein codes for MAAKKILMLVGDFVEDYEAMVPLQILLCVGHQVDTVCPGKQAGQTVATAIHDFEGHQTYSEKPGHNFAITADFDSADAATYDALVIPGGRAPEYLRMNSKVIDLVKAFHAADKPIAAVCHGPQILVAAGLLEGRKCSAYPAVAAEVTVAGGQFVPASDGFDNAHVDGNLVTAPAWPAHPAWMRAFLELLGSEIKP; via the coding sequence ATGGCTGCCAAAAAGATACTGATGCTGGTCGGCGATTTTGTGGAAGATTACGAAGCGATGGTGCCGCTGCAGATTCTGCTGTGCGTTGGCCACCAAGTCGACACCGTCTGTCCCGGCAAGCAGGCGGGGCAAACCGTCGCGACAGCGATCCACGATTTCGAAGGGCATCAGACCTACAGTGAAAAACCGGGTCACAATTTTGCTATCACCGCCGATTTCGATTCGGCCGACGCTGCAACCTATGATGCCTTGGTGATCCCCGGCGGCCGCGCCCCCGAATACTTGCGGATGAATTCCAAGGTGATCGATTTGGTGAAGGCATTCCACGCCGCCGACAAACCGATCGCCGCGGTCTGCCACGGACCGCAGATCCTTGTCGCCGCCGGCCTGCTGGAAGGACGCAAGTGTAGCGCCTACCCAGCCGTTGCCGCGGAAGTCACCGTCGCTGGCGGCCAATTTGTCCCGGCATCCGACGGATTCGACAACGCGCACGTCGACGGAAACTTGGTCACCGCGCCGGCTTGGCCCGCCCATCCCGCCTGGATGCGAGCGTTCCTGGAACTGCTGGGCAGCGAAATTAAGCCCTAA
- a CDS encoding ABC-F family ATP-binding cassette domain-containing protein: protein MATLLQIKGGFKRYGEQVLLDDADATIVDNVKLGLVGRNGAGKSTLLRIFMGEEELDSGEVIYSNNLRVGYLRQHDPFEPGESALDFLMRDSGQPDWKCGEVAGQFELKGVYLEGPVKELSGGWQTRVKLAALLLHEPNLLILDEPTNFLDVRTQILLEHFLRGFNASCLIVSHDRAFLEATCDQTLDLTRGKLTMYPGKIEAFLQYQEERREHDLRVNSAVLAKQKQLQTFIDKNRANASTASQARSKQKQLERLQTVEIEVDLPTVHIRAPIIDNPRQGPAVRCLDLSIGYPDHTVASGIQLEIEHGERAGIVGDNGQGKTTLLRTLVKSLKPVSGMVKWGYGCEIGTYAQHVYTSLTPTWTVLEYLESKALTGTTHQQILAVAGSLLFRDSHTRKKISVLSGGERARLCMAGLLLGDYNILVLDEPGNHLDVETVDALANALLEYKGTVIFTSHDRHFMQRIATSVIEVRDQQVRNYGSGYESYLYAVNKEVDDGERELNAKRGKSGSPAGKAPKGDHRAARRDDRKLRKEISSIEKKIARLDDSKNALNRELLETTDAKKALDLHNEIQELTEQLSEAEAQWIELQALLPESDFG from the coding sequence ATGGCAACGCTGCTCCAAATCAAAGGCGGTTTCAAACGATACGGCGAACAAGTCCTGTTAGATGATGCCGACGCAACAATCGTCGACAACGTGAAACTCGGTTTGGTCGGACGCAACGGCGCCGGCAAATCGACCCTGCTGCGAATCTTCATGGGCGAAGAGGAACTCGATTCGGGCGAGGTCATCTACAGCAACAATCTGCGCGTTGGATACCTGCGTCAGCACGACCCGTTCGAACCGGGCGAATCGGCGCTCGACTTCCTGATGCGCGACAGCGGCCAGCCCGATTGGAAGTGCGGCGAGGTCGCTGGCCAATTCGAACTCAAAGGTGTCTACCTGGAAGGCCCCGTCAAAGAACTCTCCGGCGGTTGGCAAACGCGTGTCAAACTGGCCGCGCTGCTGCTGCACGAACCGAATCTGTTAATTCTCGATGAACCGACAAACTTCTTGGACGTTCGTACCCAGATTCTGTTGGAGCACTTTTTGCGTGGCTTCAACGCATCGTGCCTGATCGTCTCGCACGATCGCGCCTTTCTGGAAGCGACCTGCGATCAGACCCTCGACCTGACCCGCGGCAAATTGACGATGTACCCGGGCAAGATCGAAGCCTTCTTGCAATACCAGGAAGAACGCCGCGAACACGATCTGCGCGTCAACAGCGCCGTGCTGGCCAAGCAGAAACAATTGCAGACGTTCATCGACAAGAACCGCGCCAACGCGAGCACCGCCAGCCAAGCTCGATCCAAACAAAAACAACTCGAACGCCTGCAGACCGTCGAGATCGAAGTCGACCTGCCGACGGTCCACATCCGTGCGCCAATCATCGACAACCCGCGGCAAGGGCCAGCGGTCCGCTGTCTCGATTTGAGCATCGGGTATCCCGATCATACCGTCGCTTCGGGGATTCAACTGGAGATCGAACACGGCGAACGGGCGGGCATCGTCGGTGACAACGGCCAGGGTAAAACAACGCTGCTGCGAACGCTTGTCAAATCGTTGAAACCTGTCTCCGGGATGGTGAAGTGGGGTTACGGTTGCGAGATCGGAACCTACGCGCAACACGTCTACACCAGCCTCACGCCGACCTGGACCGTCCTCGAATATTTGGAATCCAAGGCGCTCACCGGGACCACGCATCAACAGATCCTTGCCGTCGCCGGATCGTTGCTGTTCCGCGATTCGCACACCCGCAAGAAGATCTCGGTCCTCTCCGGTGGTGAACGCGCTCGGTTGTGTATGGCCGGCCTGTTGTTAGGCGATTACAACATCCTCGTGCTCGACGAACCGGGCAACCACTTGGACGTCGAAACCGTCGATGCGTTGGCCAACGCGTTGTTGGAATACAAGGGTACGGTGATCTTCACCAGCCACGATCGGCACTTCATGCAGCGGATCGCCACCAGCGTGATCGAGGTCCGCGATCAACAGGTGCGGAACTACGGCAGCGGATACGAATCGTATCTGTACGCGGTTAACAAAGAGGTCGACGACGGAGAGCGTGAACTGAATGCCAAGCGTGGCAAATCGGGATCGCCCGCCGGCAAGGCGCCCAAGGGAGACCATCGCGCCGCGCGACGCGACGACCGCAAACTGCGGAAAGAGATCAGCAGCATCGAAAAGAAGATCGCTCGACTGGACGACAGCAAGAACGCGCTGAATCGAGAGTTGTTGGAAACGACCGATGCCAAAAAGGCGCTCGACCTGCACAACGAGATCCAAGAGCTGACGGAGCAGTTGAGCGAAGCCGAAGCCCAATGGATCGAATTGCAAGCATTGCTCCCCGAAAGCGACTTTGGGTAG
- a CDS encoding serine/threonine protein kinase — MTDRTGVTTDRVPSAKRNQCVGIWRLLECFHQGPWTDLFYAQPAEAAGSPRADYVVKMVTDSIDAQLEGQLQLRQEATSAKAASHPNLIALLDARLSAPRPYVVFPRLDGQPLSTWLGSKYSQPLPVGLWWIRQAAQALQALHQSGWIHGDVKPDNMLVSLSGHLTVIDLGLSMREGDTLQADRFQGTPAYAAPEQIQGKGRATSQSDIYSLGMVFQQMLCRNKPAVPAKPLNRQLLQKFQVPESVVGMLEEMTSPTATDRPTAAQLVDRIFKLEIETLGTHIQPLDDTLPQAA, encoded by the coding sequence ATGACCGATCGAACAGGTGTCACCACGGATCGCGTTCCCAGCGCAAAACGAAATCAATGCGTTGGCATTTGGCGTTTGCTGGAATGCTTCCACCAAGGGCCTTGGACCGATCTGTTTTACGCGCAGCCCGCCGAAGCTGCCGGCAGCCCGCGCGCCGACTACGTCGTCAAAATGGTCACCGACAGCATCGATGCGCAACTGGAAGGCCAGCTGCAATTGCGTCAGGAAGCGACCAGCGCCAAAGCGGCCAGCCATCCCAATTTGATCGCACTGTTGGACGCTCGGCTCTCCGCGCCGCGCCCCTATGTCGTCTTCCCACGCCTGGACGGACAACCGCTCTCGACTTGGCTGGGCAGCAAATATTCGCAGCCTCTGCCGGTCGGATTGTGGTGGATTCGCCAAGCCGCTCAAGCGCTCCAAGCGTTGCATCAATCCGGTTGGATTCACGGCGATGTGAAACCCGACAACATGCTGGTCAGTCTCAGCGGCCACCTGACGGTGATCGATCTGGGACTATCAATGCGTGAAGGGGACACACTGCAAGCCGATCGCTTCCAAGGAACTCCCGCCTACGCCGCTCCCGAACAGATCCAAGGCAAGGGCAGAGCGACCAGCCAATCGGATATCTATTCGCTTGGAATGGTCTTCCAACAGATGCTCTGCCGCAACAAACCGGCAGTCCCGGCGAAGCCTTTGAATCGCCAGCTGCTGCAAAAATTCCAGGTTCCCGAATCGGTCGTCGGGATGTTGGAAGAGATGACTTCGCCGACGGCGACCGACCGGCCGACAGCGGCTCAATTAGTCGATCGGATCTTCAAACTCGAGATCGAAACGCTTGGAACGCACATCCAACCGTTGGACGATACGCTTCCTCAAGCCGCCTGA
- a CDS encoding ABC transporter ATP-binding protein produces the protein MIVADSLNLSIDGQSIIETLDLQIAAGEFVAIVGPSGCGKTSLLRMVADLQRPSGGSLKLSVADRDRPPIAYVFQDPTLLPWRTVLENIALPLELAGKSRGEATAAASGVLSMVGLRDDDRNKLPAMLSGGMRMRVSLARAVVMQPQIMLFDEPFAALDDLLRSRLNEQILQLWQQQRWTGLFVTHNVSEAIFLSNRVLVMTDRPARIAEIVDVPFDHPREASLRSSIEFNRLTERLTQLLRGEAK, from the coding sequence ATGATTGTTGCCGATTCGCTGAATCTATCGATCGACGGGCAATCGATCATCGAAACGCTGGACCTTCAAATCGCAGCGGGCGAATTCGTCGCGATCGTTGGCCCCAGCGGTTGCGGCAAGACGTCGCTGCTGCGGATGGTCGCCGACCTGCAGCGTCCCAGCGGCGGCAGCTTGAAACTTTCCGTCGCCGATCGCGACCGTCCGCCGATCGCCTACGTCTTTCAAGATCCCACGCTCCTTCCCTGGCGAACGGTCCTGGAAAACATCGCGCTGCCGTTGGAACTGGCGGGGAAATCTCGCGGCGAAGCGACCGCTGCCGCATCGGGCGTGCTGTCGATGGTCGGGCTGCGCGACGACGATCGCAACAAATTGCCGGCGATGCTTTCGGGCGGGATGCGGATGCGCGTCTCGCTGGCTCGAGCTGTCGTGATGCAGCCGCAGATCATGTTGTTCGATGAACCCTTCGCGGCGCTCGACGATCTGTTGCGCAGCCGCTTGAACGAACAGATCCTTCAATTGTGGCAGCAACAGCGCTGGACCGGATTGTTTGTCACCCATAACGTCAGCGAAGCGATCTTCTTGAGCAACCGCGTGCTGGTGATGACCGATCGACCGGCGCGGATCGCGGAGATCGTCGACGTTCCTTTCGATCACCCGCGCGAGGCTTCTTTGCGATCGTCGATCGAATTCAATCGGCTGACCGAGCGCTTGACTCAGTTGTTGCGAGGAGAGGCCAAATGA